A part of Miscanthus floridulus cultivar M001 chromosome 6, ASM1932011v1, whole genome shotgun sequence genomic DNA contains:
- the LOC136459969 gene encoding uncharacterized protein: MSNEKGTERNKKSLQRYKMSNQENVDLENNMASHSIDANTHNETDDNSDWLHRQSTYSNDFQQLSDGTKPFSCIGGTDDVHDIDSEQDISTIHKTGSRYAPSPINRLVTCPKERKHDRDRARKATMSLEERTLLNKRRRELYAQKRHKKYAKMLQMTPKETC; this comes from the exons ATGTCTAATGAAAAGGGGACTGAAAGAAACAAAAAATCCCTTCAGAGGTATAAGATGAGTAACCAAGAGAATGTTGATCTTGAAAACAATATGGCTTCCCATTCAATAG ATGCGAATACACATAATGAAACAGACGATAATAGTGACTGGCTCCATAGGCAGTCAACCTACAGTAATGACTTTCAACAATTATCAG ATGGTACGAAACCTTTTAGTTGCATTGGTGGCACTGATGACGTGCATGACATTGATAGTGAGCAAGATATCAGCACTATTCATAAAACGG GTTCTCGATATGCACCCAGTCCCATCAATCGGCTTGTCACGTGTCCAAAAGAGCGTAAGCATGATCGTGATAGAGCAAGAAAAGCTACAATGTCTCTTGAAGAAAGGACACTACTAAATAAGAGACGACGTGAATTGTATGCACAAAAAAGGCATAAAAAGTATGCAAAGATGCTACAAATGACTCCAAAGGAGACTTGCTAA